In Eublepharis macularius isolate TG4126 chromosome 4, MPM_Emac_v1.0, whole genome shotgun sequence, the following are encoded in one genomic region:
- the LOC129328618 gene encoding NADH dehydrogenase [ubiquinone] 1 beta subcomplex subunit 7-like, translating to MGAHLARRYLWDAEVEPDPQNLPTFDSKYGFPERKEREMIATQHQMNDAQLPLQQRDYCAHYLIKLMKCKRDNFPNIFACKHERHDWDYCEHLDYVMRMKEFERERRLLARKKRIEQKEKAAAAES from the exons ATGGGGGCTCATCTGGCTCGTCGGTATCTCTGGGATGCCGAAGTGGAGCCTGATCCGCAGAATCTGCCGACCTTCGACAGCAAATACGGCTTTCCGGAGCGTAAAGAACGCG AGATGATAGCAACACAGCACCAGATGAATGATGCCCAGCTTCCTCTGCAACAGCGGGACTATTGTGCCCATTATCTCATCAAGTTGATGAAATGCAAGCGTGACAATTTTCCCAATATTTTTGCGTGCAAACATGAGCGCCATGACTGGGATTATTGTGAGCACCTGGA CTATGTCATGCGCATGAAAGAGTTTGAACGGGAGAGACGCCTCCTGGCTAGAAAGAAGCGCATTGAACaaaaggagaaagcagcagcggcagaatCGTGA